A region from the Vicia villosa cultivar HV-30 ecotype Madison, WI linkage group LG3, Vvil1.0, whole genome shotgun sequence genome encodes:
- the LOC131656736 gene encoding hydroxycinnamoyl-CoA:piscidic acid hydroxycinnamoyltransferase-like, which produces MVTITASYTVIPQESTPQGCLWLSDIDQVSRFRHTTTIYIYKPTQNPENAIETLKNSLSKILVHYYPMAGRLYYTEGARLELNLNAKGAILLEAKTTKTIHDYGDFSPSDSTKELVPLIDYNQPIEDIPLFVVQFTRFQNNDEGFAIGVAFFHLLSDGVGAIRFINSWAKIARGETLGANELPFLDRTLLKFSHTPVEPHFEHMELKPLPLILGRTDTSEERKKKTSATLLRLSPEQVEGIKKKANEYNMKKKGSRGFSRFEAIGAHIWRCASKARELGENQQSVVRFGADIRSRMIPPLPKNYFGNALTQTAAKGYVGEITSKPLGDVSQMIREAIEFASDEFIRSQIDIIRGFEHLDDARALFLGGEGDKFPYVGNPNFHLTSWMSMPVYEADFGWGKPAYFGMASVFPHDRAVILRSPDEDGSVLVCLHFQIAHLELFKKFFYEDI; this is translated from the coding sequence ATGGTAACTATTACAGCTTCTTATACTGTGATTCCACAAGAATCAACTCCTCAAGGTTGTTTATGGCTCTCTGATATAGATCAAGTTTCACGTTTCCGCCATACAACAACTATTTACATTTACAAACCAACACAGAACCCAGAAAATGCCATAGAAACCTTGAAAAACTCTCTCTCCAAAATTCTTGTTCACTACTATCCTATGGCTGGTAGATTATATTATACGGAAGGTGCTAGGTTAGAATTGAATCTCAATGCAAAAGGTGCTATTTTGCTTGAAGCTAAAACCACTAAAACAATTCATGATTATGGTGACTTTTCACCTTCCGACTCCACCAAAGAGCTTGTTCCATTAATTGATTATAATCAACCCATTGAAGATATTCCATTATTTGTTGTTCAATTCACAAGGTTCCAAAACAATGATGAAGGCTTTGCAATTGGTGTTGCTTTTTTCCATCTTTTATCAGATGGAGTTGGAGCTATTAGATTCATCAACTCATGGGCCAAAATAGCTAGAGGAGAAACACTTGGGGCTAATGAGTTACCCTTTCTTGATAGAACATTACTCAAATTTTCACACACACCGGTAGAGCCACATTTTGAACACATGGAATTGAAGCCCCTTCCACTCATTCTAGGAAGAACAGACACAagtgaagaaagaaagaagaaaacttCAGCAACATTGTTGAGACTCTCACCGGAACAAGTTGAAGGGATAAAGAAAAAAGCTAATGAGTATAATATGAAGAAAAAAGGCTCAAGGGGTTTCAGTAGATTTGAAGCAATTGGTGCGCATATATGGAGATGTGCATCTAAGGCACGTGAGCTTGGAGAGAATCAACAAAGTGTTGTTAGATTCGGTGCTGATATTAGAAGCAGAATGATTCCACCTCTTCCTAAAAACTATTTTGGGAATGCTTTGACACAAACAGCAGCAAAAGGGTATGTTGGAGAAATCACATCAAAACCATTGGGTGATGTTTCACAAATGATAAGAGAAGCAATTGAGTTTGCAAGTGATGAATTTATAAGGTCACAGATTGATATTATTAGGGGGTTTGAACATTTGGATGATGCAAGAGCTTTGTTTTTAGGTGGCGAAGGTGATAAATTTCCATATGTTGGGAATCCTAATTTTCATTTAACTAGTTGGATGAGTATGCCTGTTTATGAAGCTGATTTTGGATGGGGGAAGCCTGCTTATTTTGGAATGGCAAGTGTGTTTCCACATGATAGGGCAGTCATCCTTCGTAGTCCTGATGAAGATGGATCTGTTCTTGTGTGTTTGCATTTTCAGATTGCACATTTGGAGCTTTTCAAAAAGTTCTTCTATGAGGatatttga